A single Panthera tigris isolate Pti1 chromosome A3, P.tigris_Pti1_mat1.1, whole genome shotgun sequence DNA region contains:
- the LOC122237119 gene encoding translation initiation factor IF-2-like, which produces MIKLPKIKELREHAHPPAGGGGGGGNREEGRGPLRRQPATARPASRLRPQLAPADCGHVTPRANREGPTERGGLLPHHKHGPETAERAAARGPGRPAAARDARRLPNSPTPPSASPAGPHARSWGQPASCRAGWPAVTRGGRHKANEAPPPVPSAGQPGQRPFLKTTPARRPAELGLHFDAGGAARLQKTRPPDDRGGAEPRRAPDTAAGTRPVGAGQPGRGRLPAKLPAEGPPRLRRGYWPGERLRQEGAGAERRGRGCCGRAGRPGCAAGAGRRRPPRLGLTKRKQPSPSTRSPGAGTRPEGSKAAALGPQRERGEKEALPARVPRPGPIPECFEAVDLEGSSASTGLRARPPPTALTPSGCEIRGRRRFFAPQLG; this is translated from the exons ATGATAAAG CTGCCTAAAATAAAAGAGCTGCGAGAGCACGCCCACCCCCCAGCCGGCGGCGGGGGCGGAGGAGGGAACCGGGAGGAAGGGCGCGGCCCCCTCCGCCGGCAGCCTGCGACCGCGCGACCCGCCAGCCGCCTGCGGCCCCAGCTGGCCCCAGCTGATTGTGGGCACGTGACGCCGCGGGCCAATCGGGAGGGGCCGACCGAGCGAGGCGGCCTCCTCCCGCACCACAAACACGGGCCGGAAACAGCTGagcgggcggcggcgcggggtCCCGGGCGGCCCGCCGCAGCCCGGGACGCCCGACGGCTGCCCAACAGTCCCACCCCGCCCTCCGCCAGCCCGGCGGGGCCACACGCTCGTTCCTGGGGCCAGCCAGCGAGCTGCAGGGCAGGGTGGCCGGCAGTCACCCGGGGGGGCAGACACAAAGCCAACGAGGCCCCCCCGCCCGTGCCTAGTGCCGGGCAGCCGGGACAGCGGCCCTTTTTAAAGACGACCCCCGCCCGTCGCCCAGCAGAGCTCGGACTTCACTTCGACGCCGGGGGCGCGGCGAGGCTGCAGAAGACCAGGCCTCCCGACGACCGCGGCGGCGCGGAACCCCGGCGCGCCCCCGACACTGCGGCGGGGACGCGGCCCGTGGGGGCGGGGCAGCCGGGGCGGGGGAGGTTGCCGGCCAAACTGCCCGCGGAAGGGCCTCCCAGGCTGCGCCGCGGATACTGGCCGGGCGAGAGACTGCGGCAGGAGGGCGCGGGCGCCGAGCGGAGGGGTCGCGGCTGTTGCGGGCGCGCCGGTCGCCCCGGCTGCGCGGCGGGGGCGGGCCGACGGCGGCCGCCGCGCCTGGGCCTCACAAAGAGGAAACAGCCCAGCCCGTCTACCCGCAGCCCCGGCGCCGGGACCCGCCCAGAGGGGTCGAAGGCGGCCGCGCTGGGACCCCAGAGGGAGCGCGGCGAGAAAGAGGCACTTCCTGCCAGGGTCCCCCGCCCCGGGCCGATTCCCGAGTGCTTCGAAGCCGTCGACCTGGAGGGCTCCTCAGCCTCCACCGGGCTCCGAGCCCGGCCCCCGCCAACCGCACTCACCCCGAGCGGCTGTGAGATCCGCGGCCGCCGGCGGTTCTTCGCTCCTCAACTGGGATGA